In a single window of the Candidatus Celerinatantimonas neptuna genome:
- the tldD gene encoding Metalloprotease TldD, producing the protein MLFEQVNQSLLTSAGLDKSALERALTVLSGPDIDQADLYFQHSRHESWVLEDGIVKDGSFNIEQGVGVRSVAGEKTGFAYSDDINLEALMSACQAARGISRCQGEGSIKVASAMPQVTSALYSSDNPIQSLDKLQKIALLERADRFARSLDPAITQVIVSLSGVYEEVLVAGLDGTLAADIRPLVRFNCNVLAERDGRRERGNAGGGGRFDYAFFLEDVDGEERAMGFVREAVRQALVNLEAVDAPAGLMPVVLGSGWPGVLLHEAVGHGLEGDFNRKGSSAFSGRVGQKVASSLCTIVDDGTIENRRGSVSIDDEGTPGQYNVLIENGVLRGYMQDKLNARLMGQNSTGNGRRESYANVPMPRMTNTYMLAGESDPEEIISSVKKGIYAPNFGGGQVDITSGKFVFSASEAYLIEDGKIGAPIKGATLIGNGPEAMSKVSMVGNDLKLDAGVGVCGKDGQSVPVGVGQPTLKLNELTVGGTA; encoded by the coding sequence ATGTTATTTGAACAAGTCAATCAATCATTGCTCACTTCCGCAGGCTTAGATAAGAGTGCTCTGGAACGGGCTTTAACTGTGTTAAGTGGGCCAGATATTGATCAAGCCGATCTTTATTTTCAACATAGTCGTCATGAGTCCTGGGTTCTTGAAGATGGCATTGTCAAAGATGGAAGTTTTAATATCGAGCAGGGTGTTGGTGTTCGTTCTGTTGCTGGTGAAAAAACCGGATTTGCATATTCTGACGACATCAATTTAGAAGCGCTGATGAGTGCCTGTCAGGCTGCCAGAGGGATTAGTCGTTGTCAGGGGGAAGGCTCAATTAAGGTTGCCTCGGCGATGCCACAAGTCACTTCAGCATTATATAGTTCGGATAACCCCATCCAGAGTCTGGATAAACTGCAAAAAATTGCACTTTTGGAAAGAGCCGACAGGTTTGCGCGTAGTCTTGATCCGGCAATTACTCAGGTGATTGTTAGTTTAAGCGGTGTTTATGAAGAAGTGTTGGTTGCCGGGCTTGATGGTACTCTAGCGGCCGATATTCGACCATTGGTCCGTTTTAACTGTAATGTGTTGGCTGAACGTGATGGACGGAGGGAGAGAGGCAATGCCGGTGGCGGCGGTCGTTTTGATTATGCTTTCTTTTTAGAGGACGTTGATGGTGAAGAACGTGCCATGGGATTTGTTCGTGAAGCTGTTCGTCAGGCATTAGTTAATTTAGAAGCGGTGGATGCTCCGGCAGGGCTGATGCCTGTTGTTTTGGGCTCAGGGTGGCCAGGGGTTCTATTGCATGAGGCTGTTGGCCATGGTTTAGAGGGGGATTTTAACCGCAAAGGTTCCTCTGCTTTTAGTGGTAGAGTCGGACAAAAAGTTGCATCATCATTATGTACTATTGTTGATGATGGAACGATAGAAAACCGGCGTGGTTCAGTTTCAATCGATGATGAAGGTACTCCGGGTCAATATAATGTGCTTATTGAAAATGGTGTCCTGCGTGGCTACATGCAAGATAAATTAAATGCCCGTTTGATGGGGCAAAATTCAACGGGAAACGGACGGCGGGAATCCTATGCCAATGTTCCGATGCCTCGAATGACTAATACCTACATGTTAGCTGGTGAGTCTGATCCTGAAGAAATTATTTCATCGGTTAAAAAAGGGATTTATGCTCCGAATTTTGGTGGCGGGCAAGTTGACATTACATCAGGGAAGTTTGTCTTTTCAGCCTCTGAAGCTTATTTGATTGAAGATGGTAAAATAGGTGCACCTATCAAAGGTGCTACATTAATCGGTAATGGTCCTGAGGCTATGTCGAAAGTGTCAATGGTTGGGAATGACCTCAAGTTAGATGCAGGTGTCGGCGTATGTGGAAAAGATGGACAAAGTGTTCCGGTGGGGGTTGGCCAGCCTACACTTAAGTTAAATGAACTAACTGTTGGTGGAACAGCTTAA
- the pelX gene encoding Pectate disaccharide-lyase — protein MDRKVSFALTACASVLLFANVAQGSQSAHTWHAITFGQSTDLNFGSTILPNKIGVNQVTDDGEKVKGAGPLLDHFTIESRGGKLANSHEGGTFYYTVLPTSENFTLSADLTLEQLGPETGATPNRQEGAGIIVRDIIGPARANPQPLGHEEFPSASNMVMNLMRSHTRSNDNMSNINASYRRGVHAPWGSPHNLLKRHDYVKGVIHDTKHTYHMTLTRTNTGFKVSFQEPGKSVHRYTIKNAPANLVSIQDNKHQYVGFFAARNAKVKVQNVKLLTSVAHTQAAPAYVPPATPTLVEVASPRITPVHHYHVQAVANYDGAYQLTQDGKPVGHVIHVKAGEQLDIPATVNQRSQFVLAFTKNGQQEAVKKTWQVHYKSLKNPYDIYVSPQGKASNSGLKGSPLDIKSAIKLVAPGGEIHLASGNYPGITLDKSVSGVPSQPKRMIGEGPVHFTGMVRVKANYWQMFNFAVVGERLIINGSHNWIDHALVHEAPDTGIQVTSKRGIGRPLWASYNLITNSESYNNMDKSQINADGFAVKMRVGDGNTLVNCVSHHNVDDGYDLFNKVEDGPNGAVKIINSVAFNNGQTFHMKNMKGGHRGNGFKLGGEGLPVSHVLMHDLSFNNHMDGITDNFNPGSLTIMDNISIDNQRFNYIIRKNPYGGILNPAYLSGDVSIRLDHKKHYDDAVHGDIAGNNHFYLNGKNHLNMTQSQLRKLKQIIDEKVVTEKQARKQLSEIRKILF, from the coding sequence ATGGATAGGAAAGTGAGTTTTGCTTTGACTGCATGTGCATCAGTCCTATTGTTTGCCAATGTGGCTCAGGGAAGTCAATCTGCGCATACGTGGCATGCGATTACTTTCGGTCAATCGACCGATTTGAATTTTGGTTCAACGATTTTACCTAACAAAATTGGCGTGAATCAGGTGACTGATGACGGTGAAAAAGTTAAAGGCGCCGGGCCATTGTTAGATCATTTCACCATTGAAAGCCGTGGCGGTAAGTTAGCTAATTCCCATGAAGGAGGAACATTCTATTACACCGTATTGCCGACATCTGAAAATTTCACCTTATCGGCCGATTTAACTTTAGAACAGTTGGGCCCTGAAACGGGGGCAACACCAAACCGTCAGGAAGGCGCTGGTATAATTGTCCGGGATATCATCGGGCCTGCCCGGGCCAATCCTCAGCCATTAGGCCATGAAGAATTTCCATCTGCATCCAATATGGTCATGAATCTGATGCGTTCGCATACGCGTTCTAACGATAATATGTCCAACATTAATGCATCATATCGTCGTGGTGTCCATGCGCCATGGGGAAGTCCGCATAACCTGTTGAAACGACACGATTATGTGAAAGGGGTGATCCATGATACCAAGCATACTTATCATATGACCCTGACGCGTACGAATACCGGTTTTAAAGTTAGTTTTCAGGAACCAGGCAAATCGGTTCACCGGTATACCATCAAAAATGCACCGGCAAATCTTGTCAGCATTCAGGATAACAAACATCAGTATGTTGGGTTTTTCGCTGCTCGTAATGCGAAAGTGAAAGTGCAAAATGTGAAGTTGTTAACATCGGTTGCACATACTCAGGCTGCTCCTGCTTACGTTCCTCCAGCCACACCAACTTTAGTTGAAGTCGCTTCACCACGAATTACACCGGTACATCATTATCATGTTCAGGCGGTGGCTAATTATGATGGTGCGTACCAACTCACCCAGGATGGTAAACCGGTTGGTCATGTTATTCATGTGAAAGCGGGTGAACAATTGGATATTCCTGCCACTGTGAATCAACGGAGTCAGTTTGTTCTTGCGTTTACTAAAAATGGTCAGCAAGAAGCGGTTAAGAAAACATGGCAAGTTCACTATAAATCACTTAAAAATCCATATGATATCTATGTTTCTCCACAAGGTAAGGCCAGTAACAGTGGCTTGAAAGGATCTCCATTAGATATTAAATCGGCGATTAAGTTGGTCGCTCCCGGTGGTGAAATCCATTTGGCTTCAGGGAACTATCCTGGGATTACGCTGGATAAATCTGTATCAGGAGTTCCATCACAGCCTAAACGGATGATCGGGGAAGGGCCTGTGCATTTTACCGGCATGGTTCGGGTGAAAGCGAATTACTGGCAGATGTTTAATTTTGCAGTTGTTGGGGAACGTTTGATTATCAACGGGAGCCATAACTGGATTGATCATGCATTAGTTCATGAAGCACCAGATACCGGGATTCAGGTCACATCCAAACGGGGTATTGGTCGTCCATTGTGGGCCAGTTATAACCTAATCACAAACAGTGAGAGTTATAACAATATGGATAAATCGCAGATCAACGCAGATGGTTTTGCTGTGAAAATGCGGGTTGGCGATGGCAATACGTTAGTTAACTGTGTTTCTCATCATAATGTCGATGATGGTTATGATCTGTTCAATAAAGTTGAAGATGGCCCAAATGGTGCTGTTAAAATCATCAACTCTGTTGCATTTAATAATGGTCAGACATTCCATATGAAAAATATGAAAGGAGGACACCGGGGTAATGGCTTTAAACTGGGCGGTGAAGGTTTACCGGTTTCACATGTATTGATGCATGATCTGTCATTTAACAATCACATGGATGGCATTACTGATAATTTCAACCCAGGTTCGCTGACTATCATGGATAATATCTCAATAGATAATCAGCGTTTTAACTATATTATTCGTAAAAATCCATATGGAGGTATATTGAATCCAGCTTATTTATCCGGAGATGTATCGATTCGTCTGGATCATAAAAAACATTACGATGATGCGGTTCATGGTGATATAGCAGGGAATAACCACTTTTATTTGAATGGTAAAAATCACCTGAATATGACTCAATCACAATTGAGGAAACTGAAACAAATAATAGATGAAAAAGTCGTTACTGAAAAACAAGCTAGAAAACAACTTTCTGAAATAAGAAAAATTCTTTTTTAA
- the kdgM_2 gene encoding Oligogalacturonate-specific porin KdgM, with amino-acid sequence MKSKSLVLPVLVSLLAAGSVSATTLNLRHEYIPRQDTDADRIEISNRFDNGIGFSVEAKWGHENNRMLTDTYAKGHEVGISYRYKYSDKLAFYPAFKMDSGSSAVTYKAEVKGDYKFTQKFDMALRYRYGLKVYSDHTLNKGDQPYHQLNWTGHYKLSWGKVGFDMEFKKYPSNRKVWKGHDTDHLINFTGEYDKFKSGWKPFGEIGFVTAKSDNAQYKDRHDLRLRVGVKYNF; translated from the coding sequence ATGAAAAGCAAAAGCTTGGTACTTCCTGTTCTAGTTTCCCTCCTTGCCGCTGGCAGTGTATCTGCAACCACATTAAATCTGCGACATGAATATATCCCCAGGCAAGATACAGATGCAGACCGGATTGAAATTTCTAATCGCTTCGACAATGGGATCGGTTTTAGTGTTGAAGCAAAATGGGGACATGAAAATAACCGGATGCTGACAGATACCTATGCCAAAGGTCATGAAGTCGGGATCAGTTATCGGTACAAATATAGTGATAAGCTCGCATTTTACCCGGCTTTTAAAATGGATTCGGGGAGCAGTGCGGTCACTTATAAAGCTGAAGTAAAAGGTGATTATAAGTTTACCCAAAAATTTGATATGGCGTTGCGTTATCGCTATGGGCTGAAGGTTTATTCTGACCATACCCTGAATAAAGGCGATCAGCCATATCATCAATTGAACTGGACAGGCCACTATAAATTAAGCTGGGGTAAAGTCGGCTTTGATATGGAATTTAAAAAATACCCATCCAACCGGAAAGTATGGAAAGGACATGATACCGATCATTTGATTAACTTTACCGGCGAATATGACAAGTTCAAAAGTGGCTGGAAGCCATTTGGTGAAATCGGCTTTGTAACTGCGAAAAGTGATAATGCTCAGTACAAAGATCGGCATGACCTGCGTTTACGTGTTGGCGTGAAATATAACTTCTGA
- the pemA_1 gene encoding Pectinesterase A produces MKRTALMMAVPLVICFSSYAASYDAIVSHGSPGMPHHYSKITQALAVAKQSHKPHFTIFVKNGTYIEKFSIRASHVTLIGENRDKTIIQYTSASGMKSPSGKKWGTSKSFVVRVKAGDVTLKNMTIRNTFDYPANDLKAKGDSTKLNAPQAVALSIGSNAKHAKVENVLIDGYQDSLMAKHGSVSYFKNCTVKGNVDFIFGGGTAVFDHCSIIARHRARDVSPMGYISAPSTDIHQKYGLVFINSRLLKEPGVPKDSYGLGRPWHPTRTFKDGRYADPNAIGATLYYNCYMDDHLYGWDKMSGWSKDHQRKWFYPDKDARFVEYHSFGPGAKKSPQRPQLTEQQAKSVSIDKILGGTWYKS; encoded by the coding sequence ATGAAACGGACTGCTTTGATGATGGCTGTTCCGCTTGTTATTTGTTTTTCAAGTTACGCAGCAAGCTATGATGCGATTGTTTCTCATGGTTCTCCAGGGATGCCTCATCATTACTCGAAGATTACTCAAGCTTTGGCCGTTGCTAAACAAAGTCATAAGCCTCATTTTACAATTTTTGTTAAAAATGGCACTTATATCGAGAAATTTAGCATCAGAGCGAGTCACGTTACTTTAATTGGTGAAAATCGTGATAAAACGATCATTCAGTACACTTCAGCGTCGGGTATGAAATCGCCGAGTGGTAAAAAATGGGGAACATCAAAGAGTTTTGTTGTTCGGGTTAAAGCGGGTGATGTCACGCTTAAAAATATGACGATTCGTAACACATTTGATTATCCCGCCAATGATCTAAAAGCAAAAGGGGACTCGACCAAACTGAATGCCCCTCAAGCGGTTGCGTTATCCATAGGCTCTAATGCCAAACATGCCAAGGTTGAGAATGTCTTGATTGATGGATATCAAGATTCGTTAATGGCTAAACATGGCAGCGTCAGCTATTTTAAAAATTGTACTGTTAAAGGGAATGTTGATTTTATCTTTGGCGGTGGCACTGCTGTTTTTGATCATTGTTCTATTATTGCCAGACATCGGGCCAGAGATGTTTCTCCTATGGGGTATATCAGTGCGCCGAGTACGGATATTCACCAAAAGTATGGATTGGTATTTATAAATAGCCGATTGTTAAAAGAACCGGGGGTTCCTAAAGATAGTTATGGTCTGGGAAGACCATGGCATCCGACCCGAACTTTTAAAGATGGGCGCTATGCTGATCCTAATGCCATTGGTGCAACACTTTATTACAACTGCTACATGGATGATCATTTGTACGGTTGGGATAAAATGTCGGGCTGGTCTAAAGATCACCAAAGAAAATGGTTTTATCCAGATAAAGATGCCCGTTTTGTTGAATATCACAGTTTTGGCCCAGGGGCTAAGAAATCTCCACAACGACCACAATTAACAGAGCAACAAGCGAAATCAGTAAGTATTGACAAAATACTCGGTGGTACATGGTATAAATCATGA
- the rcnR gene encoding Transcriptional repressor RcnR: protein MPHTTRNRAQLIARLNKIQGQINGVKNMLGQPHECKDILQQISAIRGAVNGLMREVVKGHLVEHIAHQADPDKRESDLDVVLKIVDSYIK, encoded by the coding sequence ATGCCTCATACGACTCGTAATCGAGCACAACTGATAGCCCGGCTCAATAAAATTCAGGGACAAATCAACGGGGTTAAAAATATGCTTGGACAACCTCATGAATGTAAAGATATTTTGCAGCAAATATCGGCAATTCGAGGTGCTGTGAATGGCCTGATGCGTGAAGTGGTCAAAGGTCATTTAGTTGAACATATTGCTCATCAAGCCGATCCGGATAAACGAGAATCGGATCTTGATGTTGTATTAAAAATTGTTGATTCGTATATCAAATAA
- the mdoG_1 gene encoding Glucans biosynthesis protein G — protein MTKVKKLDMPTVISIKRAIGLILLIYLTAAIQTCQAFGLQNVVAHAKALAKQPYHPPKSNLSPVFSQMQFADYQQIRFKLKKAYWGNDHLPFKLEFYHQGMQFDIPVTIDEINDFGSVKAIRYTPNYFSFGNVQHDTTATKNLGFAGFKILYHLNPAHSWDDEIASFLGASYFRVIGPNQVYGLSARGLAIDTGESRPEEFPRFKHYWIKKPAPNSHHLTVYALMDSPSATGAYKFKIYPNEDGDARVNIKSRIILRNPVDRLGIAPLTSMFLFGSNQPSKVPNYRHALHDSNGLAIHTGQGEWIWRPLENPKHITISAFTMTNPKGFGLLQRRRNFNEYEDLKDRYDRRPSGWVVPDGMWGKGQVILIELPSPNETNDNIVAFWKPAKQPQPGQILSLNYHIIFSTHENRLRSKTLGYVVKTMRSPGNIYQSNLVRHPDGTTAFLIDFAGGKLGQLSQDDPNITSQVNIGPNARLISHHLQYNPVIKGWRLTLRIKVKNPHKNVEMRANLAKNDHPITETWSYLLTASK, from the coding sequence ATGACAAAGGTGAAAAAACTCGATATGCCAACTGTTATCTCTATCAAACGTGCTATCGGACTGATTTTATTGATATATCTGACAGCCGCCATACAAACGTGTCAGGCGTTTGGCCTGCAAAATGTTGTCGCCCATGCTAAAGCACTGGCAAAACAACCTTACCACCCTCCCAAAAGCAACTTATCACCCGTATTTAGCCAGATGCAGTTCGCCGACTATCAGCAAATTCGTTTCAAATTAAAAAAAGCATACTGGGGAAATGATCATCTCCCATTTAAACTCGAGTTCTATCATCAGGGGATGCAATTTGATATACCTGTGACCATCGATGAAATTAATGATTTTGGGAGTGTCAAAGCAATCCGCTATACCCCGAATTACTTCAGCTTTGGTAATGTACAACACGATACAACGGCGACAAAAAATCTGGGATTCGCCGGATTTAAAATCCTTTATCACCTCAACCCAGCGCATAGCTGGGATGATGAAATTGCCAGTTTTTTAGGTGCCAGCTATTTTAGAGTCATCGGGCCAAACCAGGTCTACGGACTGTCAGCCAGAGGACTGGCCATTGATACTGGCGAATCACGTCCGGAAGAATTTCCCCGCTTTAAACATTACTGGATTAAAAAACCAGCGCCCAACAGCCATCATCTAACCGTCTACGCATTAATGGACTCTCCCAGTGCAACCGGTGCTTATAAGTTTAAAATTTATCCAAATGAAGACGGCGATGCCAGAGTAAATATCAAAAGCCGCATCATTCTCAGAAACCCAGTTGATCGTCTGGGGATAGCCCCACTCACAAGTATGTTTTTATTTGGTTCAAATCAACCATCTAAAGTCCCTAATTATCGTCATGCGCTCCATGATTCTAATGGATTAGCCATTCATACCGGCCAGGGAGAATGGATCTGGCGACCGCTAGAAAATCCCAAACATATAACCATCAGTGCATTTACGATGACCAATCCAAAGGGTTTTGGATTACTTCAACGCAGACGAAATTTTAACGAATACGAAGATCTCAAAGACAGATATGATCGAAGACCAAGTGGGTGGGTAGTTCCTGATGGTATGTGGGGCAAAGGTCAGGTTATACTCATTGAACTTCCAAGCCCAAATGAAACCAATGATAATATAGTAGCCTTTTGGAAACCGGCTAAACAACCACAACCAGGACAGATACTTAGTCTAAATTATCACATCATCTTTAGCACTCACGAAAACCGGCTACGCTCAAAAACACTTGGCTATGTGGTCAAAACCATGCGTAGCCCCGGAAATATCTATCAGAGCAATTTAGTCCGTCATCCTGATGGGACAACTGCATTCTTAATTGATTTTGCCGGAGGGAAATTAGGTCAACTATCCCAAGATGACCCGAATATCACCAGCCAGGTTAACATTGGCCCCAATGCCAGACTCATTAGCCATCACCTGCAATATAATCCGGTTATAAAAGGCTGGCGTCTAACCCTTAGAATCAAAGTCAAAAATCCACATAAAAACGTTGAAATGAGAGCGAATCTAGCCAAGAACGACCACCCCATTACAGAAACATGGAGCTACCTGCTAACTGCTTCAAAATAG
- the rcnA gene encoding Nickel/cobalt efflux system RcnA: MDVSTLLQQGNAWFFIPSAILLGALHGLEPGHSKTMMAAFIIAIKGTVKQAILLGLAATLSHTIVVWLIAFGGMYISRQLTAQAMEPWMQMISAIIILSTAAWMFYRTWSGAHEWKTAHHHDHSHHHQNLSIHSNNQEFQDAHERAHAHDIERRFSNKSATNFQILLFGLTGGLMPCPAAITVLLICIQLKALAVGATLVVSFSIGLALTLVTVGVGAAISVQQVTKRWGGFKTFARQAPYLSCLLITGVGIYMGLHGYMGLNH; this comes from the coding sequence ATGGACGTTTCAACGCTCCTCCAGCAAGGAAATGCCTGGTTTTTTATCCCCAGTGCCATCTTACTTGGCGCTTTACATGGTTTAGAACCGGGCCATTCTAAAACAATGATGGCTGCTTTTATCATTGCCATCAAAGGAACCGTAAAGCAAGCTATTTTACTTGGGTTGGCTGCAACACTTTCACATACAATTGTCGTCTGGCTTATTGCATTTGGCGGCATGTATATAAGCCGGCAATTGACCGCACAGGCAATGGAACCTTGGATGCAAATGATATCAGCCATTATCATACTTTCCACGGCCGCCTGGATGTTCTATCGAACCTGGAGTGGAGCCCATGAATGGAAAACAGCTCACCACCATGATCATAGCCATCACCATCAAAATTTATCCATTCATAGCAACAATCAGGAATTTCAGGATGCACATGAGAGAGCTCATGCACATGACATTGAAAGACGTTTTTCCAATAAAAGTGCTACAAATTTTCAAATCCTATTATTTGGATTAACAGGTGGATTAATGCCTTGCCCAGCGGCAATCACCGTATTGTTAATTTGTATCCAGCTCAAAGCATTAGCCGTCGGAGCGACCTTAGTTGTCTCATTCAGCATCGGTTTAGCTTTAACTCTTGTAACCGTTGGAGTCGGAGCCGCGATTAGTGTTCAACAAGTCACGAAACGCTGGGGAGGGTTCAAAACATTTGCCAGACAAGCCCCCTATCTATCTTGTCTACTAATTACTGGTGTAGGGATCTATATGGGACTCCACGGCTATATGGGACTGAACCACTAA
- the polC gene encoding DNA polymerase III PolC-type yields MGHYLSHLIEPFLAANKSQIAKQNPQLRSTQGLGDWLDAQEPEQTRHLPELNYLVIDIETSGFNPTTNALLSIGFVPINHGRINLAKAQHYYISDALKVSANSAVINHIVPQMLTERKPLKEVLEIFFEELKICVPIAHGCWMEQQFLAHYTHQLWGLKKLPLKWLDTLKIEKARIENGCVPHNQDVRLSSIRRRYQLPDYQAHNALFDAIATAELFLVLTRSIYGDSQPTLQEFYRYQQKAKSNL; encoded by the coding sequence ATGGGACATTATTTAAGCCATCTTATTGAACCATTCCTGGCTGCGAATAAATCTCAAATTGCCAAACAGAATCCGCAATTAAGATCAACACAGGGATTAGGGGACTGGTTAGACGCACAAGAACCCGAACAAACACGTCACTTGCCTGAACTTAACTATTTAGTCATCGATATTGAAACCAGTGGTTTTAATCCCACAACCAATGCATTACTGAGTATTGGTTTTGTACCCATTAATCATGGGCGGATTAACCTTGCAAAAGCACAGCATTATTACATCAGTGATGCTCTAAAGGTTTCAGCAAACAGTGCCGTGATTAACCACATTGTGCCGCAGATGCTGACCGAAAGGAAACCGCTTAAAGAGGTTCTTGAAATATTTTTCGAAGAGCTCAAAATCTGTGTTCCTATCGCGCATGGATGCTGGATGGAACAACAATTTTTGGCTCACTATACCCATCAGTTATGGGGGCTGAAAAAATTACCTCTCAAATGGCTTGACACTCTGAAAATAGAAAAGGCCCGGATAGAAAATGGATGTGTTCCGCATAATCAAGACGTTCGGCTTAGCAGCATCAGACGCCGTTATCAGTTACCAGATTATCAAGCTCATAATGCACTATTTGACGCAATTGCAACAGCTGAGTTATTTCTGGTTTTGACTCGTTCAATTTATGGTGATAGCCAACCAACGTTACAAGAATTTTATCGCTACCAACAAAAAGCTAAATCAAATCTATAG
- the nit1 gene encoding Deaminated glutathione amidase, whose product MADTQLSWRLGALQMCSGTDVEENQYQVEQILKDLPPHPGDLVLLPENFAQFGITDNYRAVAEQPGDGPIQNWLSCLAKNYQITLIAGSLPTRVTGKKRCRNTSLVFDPDGRCISHYHKLHLFDVDIADSVGQYRESDQFISGEQPKWFKHQQVGVGLSICFDLRFSYLYHWLRQQGCMVLLVPAAFTEQTGRAHWMTLLKARAIEQQCYVVAAAQVGDHGGGRQTWGHSCIIDPWGHVMAELGKQIGICYGKFEVNSVLALRKRMLLQPHPHLDIRWSK is encoded by the coding sequence ATGGCAGATACGCAGTTATCCTGGCGTTTGGGTGCTTTACAGATGTGTAGTGGTACCGACGTCGAGGAAAATCAGTATCAAGTTGAACAAATTTTAAAGGATTTACCTCCTCATCCGGGGGATTTGGTACTGCTTCCTGAAAATTTTGCGCAATTTGGAATAACGGATAACTACCGTGCCGTTGCTGAGCAGCCCGGTGATGGGCCGATTCAAAACTGGCTGAGTTGTTTGGCAAAAAATTATCAGATAACTTTGATTGCAGGAAGTCTGCCAACTCGGGTAACGGGGAAAAAACGGTGTCGTAATACCAGTTTAGTTTTCGATCCAGATGGGCGCTGTATTTCGCATTATCATAAGCTTCATCTCTTTGATGTTGATATTGCTGATTCTGTTGGACAGTATCGGGAGTCAGATCAGTTTATTTCTGGAGAGCAGCCAAAGTGGTTTAAGCATCAGCAGGTAGGTGTTGGGTTATCAATCTGTTTTGATCTTCGATTTAGTTACCTTTATCACTGGCTTCGTCAACAAGGATGCATGGTTTTGCTGGTTCCGGCAGCTTTCACAGAGCAAACTGGACGGGCTCATTGGATGACGTTATTGAAAGCTCGGGCGATAGAGCAGCAATGTTATGTTGTTGCCGCAGCTCAAGTTGGCGATCATGGCGGAGGACGACAGACCTGGGGTCATTCCTGTATCATCGACCCATGGGGGCATGTGATGGCTGAATTAGGTAAGCAGATAGGGATCTGTTATGGTAAATTTGAAGTCAATTCGGTTCTGGCATTACGTAAGCGAATGCTTTTACAGCCTCACCCTCATCTGGATATCCGCTGGAGTAAATAA
- a CDS encoding hypothetical protein (UPF0307 protein YjgA) has translation MNDQPDDWQDDDDWISKSQLKREAQELKKLGQQICNLKPALLEQIPLSDAMLEAIALAKRIANKREALRRHMNYIGKLMRGEDLDAIEHAMEKIQNRHLYDNQRLHKLETLRDELIDNQDSDSCINELLNDNPSLERQKLRQLIRQAKREKAANKPPKSSRELFRYLREIMPE, from the coding sequence ATGAACGACCAGCCCGATGACTGGCAAGATGATGACGATTGGATCAGCAAAAGCCAGTTAAAACGAGAAGCTCAGGAACTTAAAAAATTAGGCCAACAGATCTGCAACTTAAAACCGGCTCTTTTAGAACAGATTCCGCTTAGTGATGCAATGCTTGAAGCAATCGCATTGGCAAAACGTATCGCCAATAAACGAGAAGCGCTCAGGCGGCACATGAATTATATTGGGAAGCTGATGCGAGGCGAAGATCTGGATGCTATCGAACATGCGATGGAAAAGATCCAAAATCGTCATCTTTACGATAATCAACGATTGCACAAGTTAGAAACGCTTCGTGATGAACTCATCGACAATCAAGACTCCGATAGCTGTATCAATGAGCTGTTAAATGATAACCCTTCATTGGAACGTCAAAAATTAAGGCAACTCATACGCCAGGCAAAGCGAGAAAAAGCAGCGAACAAGCCACCCAAATCATCCCGTGAATTATTCCGCTATTTACGTGAAATAATGCCTGAGTAA